The following coding sequences lie in one Apium graveolens cultivar Ventura chromosome 3, ASM990537v1, whole genome shotgun sequence genomic window:
- the LOC141712578 gene encoding putative plastid-lipid-associated protein 13, chloroplastic → MACSIQLTSFYTTPSSVSSSASSSYSPLPIFLPNGRKINSGNKFGRKIKNDRFFRVMNVQQPVQGASATYAKEMERLSAKESLLLAFKDAGGFEGLVSGNVTDVQRIDVNERITSLERLNPTPRPTTSPFLEGRWNFEWLGTGTPGLFAIKIVFERFPSSLTNLSKMDVLIKDGNAKITAQLKFLNSIESKFILSTKLSVEGPLRMKEEYAEGIFESPTIDESAIPEQLRGAFGQAATTMQQLPVPIRDVVTNGLKVPLSGSYQRLFMISYLDEEILIIRDTAGIPEVLTRLDTPVETMESVTEYVS, encoded by the exons ATGGCTTGTTCAATTCAACTCACATCATTTTACACAACACCCTCCTCTGTATCTTCTTCTGCTAGCTCTTCCTATTCCCCCCTTCCTATTTTCTTGCCAAATGGCCGGAAAATCAATTCCGGCAACAAATTTGGCCGGAAAATCAAGAATGACCGATTTTTCAGAGTAATGAATGTACAACAACCTGTTCAAGGAGCTTCTGCTACTTATGCTAAGGAAATGGAACGCCTTTCTGCTAAAGAGTCGCTTCTTCTTGCT TTCAAGGATGCTGGGGGTTTTGAGGGGTTAGTTTCGGGGAATGTGACTGATGTTCAAAGGATTGATGTTAATGAGAGGATTACTAGTCTCGAGAGGCTTAATCCGACACCTCGGCCTACTAC GTCTCCGTTTCTCGAAGGGAGGTGGAATTTTGAGTGGCTAGGAACTGGGACCCCGGGGCTGTTTGCTATTAAAATTGTGTTCGA GAGATTTCCTTCATCATTGACAAATTTATCAAAGATGGATGTGTTGATAAAGGACGGAAATGCAAAGATTACAGCACAGTTGAAATTCCTAAACTCG ATCGAAAGCAAATTTATATTATCCACCAAGTTATCTGTTGAAGGGCCTCTTCGAATGAAAGAAGAATATGCCGAAGGGATATTTGAGTCTCCAACAATTGATGAATCCGCCATACCTGAACAACTAAGAGGTGCTTTTGGACAGGCTGCTACTACGATGCAACAGCTTCCTGTTCCTATTAGAGATGTTGTGACCAATGGGCTTAAAGTTCCACTCA GTGGTTCTTACCAGAGACTCTTTATGATTTCTTATCTTGACGAAGAAATTTTG ATAATAAGAGATACTGCCGGAATACCAGAAGTTCTTACAAGATTGGATACCCCTGTAGAGACCATGGAATCTGTTACAGAGTATGTGAGCTAA
- the LOC141710814 gene encoding VQ motif-containing protein 25-like: MYTNMEIATAFMNKKQSCVTKSSTTKSTTTSSSSSSLGMHKTSHMMSKGKPPKIRIIHIYAPEIIKTDVANFRELVQRLTGKPTSQINKVAAAKKKNQTRSIINCPALAVPKKLEIRTGFRPSELRERIKGEEEIWGGANSGGGFLGGFADLDGFMQELNAFPILPLDASPMGAFPDHQSQLA, encoded by the coding sequence ATGTATACAAATATGGAGATTGCTACTGCTTTCATGAACAAGAAACAATCTTGTGTTACAAAATCATCTACTACAAAATCAACGACCACCTCATCGTCCTCGTCTTCTCTAGGCATGCACAAGACTTCACACATGATGTCCAAAGGCAAGCCTCCTAAAATCCGCATCATTCACATTTACGCACCCGAGATTATTAAAACAGACGTTGCCAACTTTCGAGAACTTGTTCAAAGACTCACTGGAAAGCCTACTTCCCAAATCAACAAAGTCGCTGCAGCCAAGAAGAAAAATCAAACAAGAAGTATCATCAACTGTCCAGCGTTGGCAGTGCCTAAGAAACTCGAGATTCGAACAGGGTTTAGGCCGTCTGAGCTGAGGGAGAGAATCAAAGGAGAAGAGGAAATATGGGGAGGTGCAAACTCAGGTGGTGGATTTCTCGGAGGATTTGCGGATTTAGATGGATTTATGCAAGAACTTAATGCCTTTCCAATACTTCCTTTGGATGCGTCACCTATGGGTGCGTTTCCAGATCATCAATCTCAGCTTGCCTAG